In Chaetodon auriga isolate fChaAug3 unplaced genomic scaffold, fChaAug3.hap1 Scaffold_214, whole genome shotgun sequence, one DNA window encodes the following:
- the LOC143317741 gene encoding uncharacterized protein LOC143317741, whose product MYTKCVQHGIRVRKEDVRILLSLLDPTGSQVRRTRRLRRRQYFAHGPNFVWHIDSYDKLKPYGICINGCIDGFSRSIIWLRAALTNSDPKVIGGYFVEALERCGGCPRLVRTDMGTENVVIRDIQQYLRRDDVDDRAAERSYVTGASTANQRIESWWGVMRKEGLELWISALGELKDEGFFSGDFVDKALSQFCFMPIIQEVLNDIQGVWNAHRIRPSKNTNVPSGIPDVMYMAPHLWGTEDCLVPLTEDLTTCKHSCTFLSSVPCDEDVFDLCTIIMEESSLEFPSTMSQAFDLYFQLRDLVRPQLFEPI is encoded by the exons ATGTACACAAAGTGTGTACAACACGGTATTCGTGTCAGAAAAGAGGATGTCAGGATCCTCCTCTCTCTACTGGACCCCACCGGTTCCCAAGTTCGCCGGACCAGACGGCTCAGAAGGAGGCAATATTTTGCTCATGGACCTAACTTTGTGTGGCACATAGACTCATACGACAAACTTAAGCCATATGGGATATGCATTAATGGCTGCATCGATGGATTCTCGCGCAGTATCATCTGGCTGCGGGCCGCCCTCACCAACAGCGACCCGAAAGTCATCGGGGGGTACTTTGTGGAGGCACTGGAGCGCTGTGGGGGCTGCCCCAGGCTCGTACGGACAGACATGGGCACTGAGAATGTGGTGATTAGAGACATTCAGCAGTATCTACGGAGAGATGACGTGGATGATAGAGCAGCTGAGAGAAGCTACGTCACAGGGGCAAGTACTGCGAACCAGAGAATAGAGAGCTGGTGGGGAGTGATGAGAAAAGAAGGACTCGAACTCTGGATCTCGGCTCTAGGAGAACTGAAGGATGAGGGATTCTTCTCTGGGGATTTTGTTGACAAAGCtctgtcacagttctgtttcATGCCAATCATTCAG GAGGTATTAAATGACATCCAGGGTGTTTGGAATGCTCACCGTATAAGGCCCTCCAAGAACACCAACGTGCCCAGTGGGATACCTGATGTCATGTACATGGCCCCTCACCTTTGGGGTACAGAGGACTGTcttgttccactgactgaagaTCTGaccacatgtaaacacagctgcacatttttaaGTTCAGTCCCATGTGACGAggatgtgtttgatttgtgcaCAATAATAATGGAGGAATCTAGCTTGGAGTTCCCATCTACCATGTCCCAGGcatttgatttatattttcagTTGAGGGATCTGGTTCGTCCACAGTTATTTGAGCCAATTTAA